GAGGATGTGCCCGTAGCTCTTCCCGCCGATGACGAGCTTGTTGTGAGCGCGGGCGGAGAGGCTGAAGCATTCGTTCGCGATGGCGATGCGTCCTTGGAAGATGCCCGGGAGATCGGGATGCGGGAGGTTCACCTTCCACGTCGCGTGGCGCTCGTCATTCAGCGCCATGATGGTGCTGCCGCCGGCATTGATGATCGCGTCGGTGACGCCCTCGGCTTTCAGGAATCTAACGACTTCATCCACCGCGTGAGCTTTCAGGAAAGAGCCGGTGATGATCTCTTGGCCACGTGCGATCTTCACACGATGGCCGTCGATTTCGATCCGGCGGTGGTCCACGCGTCGCAGGGTTTCATGCAACGCGGCGGCATCGGGAATAGCGTGCCCGGCGGTGCGGTAGAAGCCCCACAGGCGGATCAGCGGCATGCAGGTGATGTCGTAACTGCCATGGGTGAGTGAGGAGATCTCGCCGAGCGTGCGGATCATCTTCACGCAGGTCTCGTCCACCTCGACCCACTCGCCCGCGTGGCGATTGATGCGGCTGAAAAGCGAGCCGGGCTGGTGGGAATTGTATCGCGCGTCGATGCGCTCCAGCACTTCGAAGCATCGGTCGAGCAACGCCTCGCCGTGATGGGCGGGCAGCTTCACCTTCACCTGGCAGTGGAAGATGCGGCGCGTCTGGAAGCGATAGGTCGTGGCCTTTGTCTCCGCTGCCGACGCCGTGGAG
The sequence above is drawn from the Luteolibacter flavescens genome and encodes:
- a CDS encoding FAD:protein FMN transferase: MPLILSDDSTASAAETKATTYRFQTRRIFHCQVKVKLPAHHGEALLDRCFEVLERIDARYNSHQPGSLFSRINRHAGEWVEVDETCVKMIRTLGEISSLTHGSYDITCMPLIRLWGFYRTAGHAIPDAAALHETLRRVDHRRIEIDGHRVKIARGQEIITGSFLKAHAVDEVVRFLKAEGVTDAIINAGGSTIMALNDERHATWKVNLPHPDLPGIFQGRIAIANECFSLSARAHNKLVIGGKSYGHILDSRTGHPSATVQVGVRTRDAFLGDALSTALFSVRDDELAGVARAVGERFDFEYFHLSDHGHRTTSRACF